A single window of Paenibacillus sp. SYP-B4298 DNA harbors:
- the cntE gene encoding staphylopine family metallophore export MFS transporter CntE, producing MRGALSWPFVRLYLLTLFYFSANAILNVIIPLKGEALGASNAEIGMVMGAYLFTTMLLRPWAGQVIGRHGAVRVLRLILAVNGVALVLYPFTGLGGYLAARMLQGVCTAFFSMALQLGIIDALPEQERSQGISMYSLCASMPGIIGPLLALGMWEASDGSAFTWSMLGLALLTGAIGYSATLGGSRAANGSASVMQQREAMQQGEAAQREAQQVPVAGGPAVRSAAASVATGKSPAASVHIRQSCGDGATDERSERTSAASVPAPPATPAAGASAPPAASLRGSFGELVRNPHLFKCSVLMLTASVVFGAATIFIPLYASQVADGSAALFLMLQAAVVVVARFTLRKRIPSDGRWHHGFIMKVMLLLSAAALCVSLAAWGGAVLFYAGALLMGLAQALLYPALTTYLSFVLPKASRNVLMGLFIATADLGVSLGGMMMGPLADLLSYSWMYGLCALAGAVMVGFAYDHKGRLAGAAG from the coding sequence GTGAGAGGGGCGCTGTCATGGCCTTTTGTCCGATTGTATCTATTAACCTTGTTTTATTTTAGCGCCAACGCGATCTTGAATGTCATCATCCCGCTCAAGGGAGAGGCGCTTGGCGCAAGCAACGCCGAGATTGGCATGGTGATGGGGGCGTACCTGTTCACGACGATGCTGCTGCGCCCGTGGGCGGGGCAGGTGATCGGGCGGCATGGCGCCGTGCGGGTGCTGAGGCTGATCCTGGCAGTAAATGGGGTGGCGCTGGTGCTGTATCCCTTCACCGGGCTGGGCGGCTATCTGGCGGCACGGATGCTGCAGGGCGTGTGCACCGCATTCTTCTCGATGGCGCTGCAGCTTGGCATCATCGATGCCTTGCCGGAGCAGGAGCGGTCGCAGGGCATCTCCATGTATTCGCTATGCGCCTCGATGCCGGGCATTATCGGCCCGTTGCTGGCGCTGGGCATGTGGGAGGCGAGCGACGGGAGCGCCTTCACCTGGTCGATGCTGGGGCTGGCGCTGCTCACTGGTGCGATCGGCTACAGCGCCACGCTTGGCGGCAGCCGTGCGGCGAACGGCTCCGCCAGTGTGATGCAGCAGAGGGAGGCGATGCAGCAGGGAGAGGCAGCGCAGCGGGAGGCACAGCAAGTGCCTGTTGCGGGGGGGCCCGCTGTGCGATCGGCTGCTGCGAGCGTGGCAACCGGGAAGTCACCGGCTGCGAGCGTGCACATCAGGCAGTCGTGCGGTGATGGAGCGACTGACGAGCGCAGCGAGCGGACATCCGCTGCGTCGGTGCCCGCGCCACCCGCGACCCCCGCTGCTGGCGCGTCTGCACCGCCAGCAGCCTCGCTGCGCGGCTCCTTCGGCGAGCTGGTGCGCAATCCGCACCTGTTCAAGTGCAGCGTGCTGATGCTGACCGCATCGGTGGTGTTCGGGGCGGCGACGATCTTCATTCCGCTGTATGCATCGCAGGTTGCAGACGGCAGCGCCGCGCTGTTCCTGATGCTGCAGGCCGCGGTGGTGGTGGTCGCACGCTTCACGCTGCGCAAGCGCATCCCGTCGGACGGCAGATGGCATCACGGGTTCATCATGAAGGTGATGCTGCTGTTGAGCGCTGCGGCACTCTGCGTCAGTCTGGCGGCCTGGGGCGGGGCTGTCCTGTTCTATGCAGGCGCACTGCTGATGGGGCTTGCTCAGGCGCTTCTCTATCCGGCTCTGACGACCTATCTGTCCTTCGTGCTGCCCAAGGCAAGCCGCAATGTGCTGATGGGACTGTTCATCGCGACCGCCGACCTGGGCGTATCGCTAGGCGGCATGATGATGGGGCCGCTGGCCGATCTGCTCTCGTATTCGTGGATGTACGGGCTATGTGCCCTCGCTGGAGCCGTGATGGTGGGCTTTGCATATGACCACAAGGGCCGGCTGGCCGGAGCGGCGGGATAG
- a CDS encoding response regulator transcription factor, with translation MMNVLLVDDEPWVLEGLRTMINWNGYGFQICGEASNGTAALSLIDQLRPELVLTDINMPSVNGLELIQQSNQRFQSPPQFIILSGYDSFEYAKTALQQRVSEYVLKPIDEEEIEAALARMSRKIHEERAAELHQSRERSVYTQQLLHRFLQGEAGGELERQAASMLQLTNEQPLTCLLVAGAADPVKAQHTLQALLPELPDRTFVDHEGRVGAILPIAELSSHLLEECAARLYEQLFADQSEPIVVGVSGSSAGLRRIHSLYVQASNLIEWKRHQGREGIVFAAEVELLAGERQQAAAKEAYRELLEQMNELRPEQLDAALNQLLTLMAALRLNQEELRAHIAHLELNICRRIAKLHGKVDDFMQKLHQQCGSMQAMDSMAGLRSYVRVLCTEAAAELARLACSNEGSTIIQLVQYVDREFRSKLQLQELAQMFHMNTTYLGQLFKRQTGKSFREYLNDLRLEEAKRLLKLTRMNVSEVAQQVGYHNTDYFISLFKSKTGTVPSVFKKQL, from the coding sequence ATGATGAATGTTCTGCTGGTAGATGATGAGCCTTGGGTGCTGGAGGGCTTGCGGACCATGATTAATTGGAACGGCTATGGCTTTCAAATATGTGGAGAGGCGTCCAATGGAACGGCTGCGTTGTCACTTATCGATCAACTGCGGCCAGAGCTGGTACTGACGGATATTAACATGCCGTCCGTCAACGGGCTGGAGCTGATTCAACAATCCAATCAGAGATTTCAAAGCCCGCCGCAATTTATTATACTGAGCGGTTATGACAGCTTCGAGTACGCGAAGACGGCGCTCCAGCAGCGGGTATCCGAATATGTGCTCAAGCCCATCGATGAGGAAGAGATTGAGGCGGCTCTGGCCCGCATGAGCCGTAAAATTCACGAGGAGCGCGCCGCTGAGCTGCATCAGAGCAGAGAGCGAAGCGTATATACGCAGCAACTGCTTCATCGCTTCCTACAGGGAGAGGCTGGCGGGGAATTGGAGCGGCAGGCAGCTAGTATGCTTCAATTGACGAATGAGCAGCCGTTGACATGCTTGCTGGTGGCCGGAGCAGCCGATCCGGTTAAGGCACAGCATACATTGCAGGCGCTGCTGCCGGAATTGCCCGACCGGACGTTCGTGGATCATGAGGGGCGGGTGGGTGCGATCCTTCCGATCGCCGAGCTGTCTTCCCACCTTCTGGAGGAGTGTGCCGCCAGGCTGTATGAGCAATTATTCGCTGACCAGAGCGAGCCCATCGTTGTAGGTGTCAGCGGCAGCAGTGCCGGCCTGCGCAGGATACATAGCTTGTATGTTCAAGCTTCGAATCTAATTGAATGGAAACGCCATCAAGGACGAGAGGGCATCGTCTTCGCTGCTGAGGTCGAGCTGTTAGCGGGAGAGCGGCAGCAAGCTGCGGCTAAGGAGGCGTATCGGGAGCTGCTGGAGCAGATGAATGAGCTGCGGCCTGAGCAACTGGATGCTGCCCTCAACCAACTGCTCACCCTGATGGCGGCATTGCGGCTGAACCAGGAGGAGCTGCGGGCGCATATCGCACATCTGGAGCTGAACATCTGCCGCCGGATTGCGAAGCTGCACGGCAAGGTGGATGATTTTATGCAGAAGCTGCATCAGCAATGTGGCTCGATGCAAGCGATGGACAGCATGGCAGGGCTGCGCTCTTATGTGCGTGTGCTATGCACGGAGGCCGCAGCCGAGCTGGCGAGGCTGGCCTGCTCCAACGAGGGCAGTACGATTATTCAATTAGTGCAATATGTAGACCGCGAATTCCGCAGCAAGCTGCAGCTTCAGGAGCTGGCTCAGATGTTCCATATGAACACCACATATCTCGGGCAACTGTTCAAGCGTCAGACGGGCAAGTCGTTCCGTGAATATCTGAACGACCTGCGTCTGGAGGAGGCGAAGCGACTGCTGAAGCTGACGCGCATGAATGTATCAGAGGTTGCCCAGCAGGTGGGCTACCACAATACGGATTATTTTATATCGCTGTTCAAGAGCAAGACGGGCACAGTCCCCTCCGTGTTTAAGAAGCAGTTGTAG
- a CDS encoding sensor histidine kinase yields the protein MRRRTVRFSGIINDIPLNYKFLLIFVIGVLLPIIVINLMFMDRMSNLITEREEQNLQISLERARKDIHNFIDGGVAVSHALNTDKTLYEMLERRYESPITFYDTFDEQLRHRVNSYIPVNSQILRIRVYTDNTTIVPGSSYYNLSNKVKSSEWYKLWKQSSDKVVVGAYTETRISDMAVTSPYLSVMEQLDSFDGLNTYEKLARIDLDLDKIYDVIVRERDYLTLYLVDKHNRIIVSADKTLSGGAQQAYPVFELPQEADSDVHVVSIGTASYVKGWKLIGVPQGTRLSKATRDMQMFVFMLAAGMALFASGFIYMMLRSYNYRVKRLSRHMHKVTNEKFDLIRMDEGRDEIGGLIQSFNMMTARMNSLINNVYKLEIQKKSLEMEQVRAELNVLQSQMNPHFLFNTLNAILVVCTKNNYTDVTDIIKSLSKLLRRLLSWKEDLVTVQEELRFLEMYLKIEKFRFRDKFEYELDIDPQALQYKIPKMSIQPLVENACKHGLQAVEGLGTVQISVKFIEGRLGVTVEDNGIGMTEEKLAEITQAMSSENMTGSSIGIRNVFRRLELYYDDQVKFSIMSEWNEGTRVSFEIPMKLMEQSKEGLS from the coding sequence GTGAGAAGAAGAACAGTTCGGTTCAGCGGGATCATCAATGATATTCCATTGAATTATAAGTTTTTGTTAATTTTTGTAATCGGCGTACTGCTTCCGATTATTGTCATTAATCTGATGTTCATGGATCGCATGTCCAATCTGATCACAGAGCGTGAGGAGCAGAATCTGCAAATTTCACTGGAGCGTGCAAGAAAGGATATTCATAACTTTATTGACGGCGGGGTGGCTGTCAGCCATGCGCTGAACACAGACAAGACGTTATATGAGATGTTAGAGCGTAGGTATGAGAGCCCGATCACGTTCTATGATACCTTTGATGAGCAACTGCGGCACCGGGTGAACAGCTATATTCCGGTCAATAGCCAGATTCTGAGAATCAGAGTCTATACGGATAATACAACGATCGTGCCGGGCAGCAGCTACTATAATCTGAGTAATAAGGTCAAGTCTAGCGAGTGGTATAAGCTATGGAAGCAATCCTCCGATAAGGTAGTGGTAGGCGCTTATACTGAAACAAGAATTAGCGATATGGCGGTAACCAGTCCCTATCTCAGTGTTATGGAGCAATTGGATTCATTTGATGGACTGAATACCTATGAGAAACTCGCCCGCATTGATCTGGATCTGGACAAGATCTATGATGTGATCGTCCGTGAGCGAGATTACTTGACGTTGTATCTGGTCGATAAGCATAATCGTATTATCGTCTCGGCGGACAAGACGCTGAGTGGAGGAGCACAGCAGGCGTATCCGGTCTTTGAGCTGCCGCAGGAGGCGGATTCTGACGTTCATGTCGTCTCCATTGGAACAGCCAGCTATGTGAAGGGCTGGAAGCTGATCGGGGTGCCACAGGGAACCCGGCTCAGCAAGGCGACACGGGATATGCAGATGTTTGTGTTCATGCTTGCAGCAGGCATGGCTTTATTTGCCTCGGGCTTTATCTATATGATGCTCCGTTCTTATAATTACCGGGTAAAACGGCTGTCCCGTCATATGCATAAGGTCACTAATGAGAAGTTCGATCTGATCCGCATGGATGAGGGACGCGACGAGATCGGTGGACTGATCCAGTCCTTCAATATGATGACCGCACGTATGAATTCATTGATTAACAATGTATACAAGCTGGAGATTCAGAAGAAGAGTCTGGAGATGGAGCAGGTGCGGGCAGAGCTGAATGTACTGCAGAGCCAGATGAATCCGCATTTTCTCTTCAATACGCTCAATGCGATTCTGGTTGTCTGTACGAAGAACAACTATACGGATGTCACCGATATTATTAAGAGTCTATCCAAGCTGCTGCGTCGGTTGCTCAGTTGGAAGGAGGATCTCGTTACGGTGCAGGAGGAGCTTCGTTTTCTTGAGATGTATCTCAAGATCGAAAAGTTCCGTTTCCGGGATAAATTTGAATATGAGCTGGACATTGACCCGCAGGCGCTGCAGTACAAGATTCCTAAGATGAGTATTCAGCCGTTAGTGGAAAATGCATGCAAGCATGGGCTTCAGGCCGTGGAAGGGCTGGGCACCGTACAGATTAGTGTGAAGTTTATCGAAGGTCGATTAGGGGTAACCGTGGAGGATAACGGCATCGGGATGACAGAGGAGAAGCTGGCTGAGATTACGCAGGCGATGAGCAGCGAGAATATGACCGGAAGCAGTATCGGTATTCGCAACGTCTTCCGGCGACTAGAGCTATACTATGATGATCAGGTGAAGTTCAGCATCATGAGTGAATGGAACGAGGGGACTCGTGTGTCCTTCGAGATTCCGATGAAGCTGATGGAGCAGAGCAAGGAGGGACTGTCATGA
- a CDS encoding response regulator, translated as MRLRVLLIDDEPGALEGMQLWIDWEGLGYEVCGMCSNGAEGLQMIEQLQPDVVLTDINMPVMNGLEMIKRWQEQGGRPVRFVILSGYSEFEYARKALRYNVTHYLLKPMDEEEAERELRSIYMELRQEAEQRRIRDAALWEQTLRVLQEAVVRPPVGMAEQQLLERLSSSRQEWQVCLVQTERSDYDWARERATERLGSQDGTYVLHMNAGQFVIVRGDSHASEQPGTAWHIINELAHEYADRPIQIARGGAVPSLSQLHHSYAEAREALRDTFYCPGAAGAIAYRRDGGAPILNQYDQTELINKLLSALMLLDTAAFHAAVEEAASLFRSQRVAPEIVKKVVIHLWYEMDDYVREHGPKEAELLLQEPEMPGAVESLLRLETCMERLLAWGEACIGLLLKEQKGKLQGTVQDINDYIKEHYREALTIKRLSEVFYLHPAYLGQLLIKKNGISFNELLHNLRIEEAEELLRIGKYTNSEVSELVGYTSYSQFLKQFEKRFHMSPNEYKNRN; from the coding sequence ATGAGATTGAGGGTATTGCTGATTGATGATGAGCCGGGTGCTCTGGAAGGCATGCAACTGTGGATTGATTGGGAGGGGCTGGGCTACGAGGTGTGCGGCATGTGCAGCAATGGCGCGGAAGGCTTGCAGATGATCGAGCAGCTTCAACCGGACGTGGTGCTAACCGATATTAACATGCCGGTCATGAATGGCCTGGAGATGATCAAGCGGTGGCAGGAGCAAGGAGGACGGCCGGTGCGCTTCGTCATCCTGAGCGGGTACAGCGAGTTTGAATATGCCCGCAAGGCGCTGCGATATAATGTAACCCATTACCTGCTCAAGCCGATGGATGAGGAGGAGGCGGAGCGGGAGCTGCGCAGCATCTACATGGAGCTGAGGCAGGAGGCGGAGCAGCGCCGCATCCGTGATGCAGCGCTTTGGGAGCAGACGTTGCGTGTGCTGCAGGAGGCGGTCGTTCGTCCGCCTGTGGGCATGGCGGAGCAGCAGCTTCTGGAACGGCTGTCTAGCAGCAGGCAGGAATGGCAGGTGTGTCTCGTTCAGACGGAGCGGAGCGATTATGATTGGGCGAGAGAACGGGCGACGGAGCGGTTGGGCAGCCAGGATGGAACCTATGTGCTGCACATGAATGCCGGCCAGTTCGTGATTGTACGGGGAGACTCGCATGCAAGCGAGCAGCCGGGCACGGCCTGGCATATCATCAACGAATTGGCACATGAGTATGCGGACCGGCCCATTCAGATCGCGCGAGGAGGCGCTGTGCCGTCCCTGAGTCAACTGCATCATAGCTATGCGGAAGCGAGAGAAGCGCTCCGCGATACCTTCTACTGCCCCGGCGCTGCCGGGGCTATTGCTTATCGAAGGGATGGCGGCGCCCCGATTCTTAACCAATATGATCAAACGGAGCTGATCAATAAGCTGCTGTCCGCACTCATGCTGCTGGATACCGCTGCCTTCCATGCAGCCGTCGAGGAGGCGGCTAGCTTGTTCCGCAGTCAACGGGTCGCGCCGGAGATTGTGAAGAAGGTCGTCATCCATCTATGGTATGAGATGGATGATTATGTGCGTGAGCATGGCCCCAAGGAGGCGGAGCTGCTGCTGCAGGAGCCGGAAATGCCAGGGGCAGTGGAATCGTTGCTCAGGCTGGAGACATGTATGGAACGCCTCCTTGCCTGGGGAGAAGCATGTATCGGACTTCTGTTGAAGGAGCAGAAGGGCAAGCTGCAGGGGACGGTTCAGGACATTAACGATTACATCAAGGAGCATTACAGAGAGGCGCTGACGATCAAGCGGCTGTCTGAGGTTTTTTACCTGCATCCAGCGTACCTGGGCCAATTGCTGATTAAGAAAAATGGCATCAGCTTTAACGAATTGCTCCATAATCTGCGGATTGAAGAGGCTGAGGAGCTGCTGCGCATAGGGAAGTACACCAATAGCGAGGTGTCCGAGCTGGTAGGATATACGAGCTACAGTCAGTTTTTGAAGCAGTTCGAAAAGCGGTTTCATATGTCTCCTAATGAATACAAAAACAGGAACTAA
- a CDS encoding ABC transporter substrate-binding protein translates to MGEKKISLFRMSLLMLLAFSVVLAGCSSNKGSTGSSGEGNSVDGTEPFEISVYIGEAGQQPTPDNKVYKKIKDELGASFKFEFLAGDSNQKLGVMIAGSDYPDMMTGNTKLVSAGAYIPLEDLIEQHAPNLKKHYAKYWNMMKDPNDGHIYILPNYGAYNGEVTSSWYSGPAFWIQKAVLAEFGYPKVKTLDEYFDLIEKYKEKFPTIDGSPTIGFEILNNDWRTWGLLNPPQHLIGHPNDGGVVVNDGKAEIFADKDYAKRYYQKLNEINAKGLLDKEAFTQNYDQYMAKISSGTVLGMFDQHWNFQAAEDSLTTQKKLERTYVGLPVVFDESTRDHYRDRPALNVNNGFGISVNAKNPERIIKLLDRLMEEDWQRTLSWGFEGEDYIVNEEGRFMKTQEQRDKFTDATWKLANKADILYKFAPKMEGYFSDGNATDGSAQPEEYRASLKPYDVEFLDKYGYDSYVDFFSAPPENPIYYPAWSVDLVEGSEAKVANTKMTDLSTKFLPRAILGSAAEFDKTWSEYVSEMGKINVKAYEDRINEVLQWRIETWTVK, encoded by the coding sequence ATGGGGGAAAAGAAAATATCACTCTTTCGCATGAGTTTGCTGATGCTGCTGGCATTTAGCGTTGTGCTGGCAGGCTGCTCAAGCAATAAGGGGAGTACAGGAAGCAGCGGGGAAGGGAATTCCGTAGACGGAACAGAGCCATTTGAGATTTCAGTGTACATCGGGGAAGCCGGCCAACAGCCGACACCAGATAACAAGGTGTATAAGAAGATTAAGGATGAGCTGGGCGCGAGCTTCAAGTTCGAGTTTCTCGCAGGAGACAGCAACCAGAAGCTGGGCGTTATGATCGCAGGCTCCGATTACCCGGATATGATGACAGGGAATACGAAGCTGGTTTCTGCCGGTGCCTATATCCCGCTGGAGGATCTGATTGAGCAGCATGCGCCTAATCTGAAGAAGCATTATGCTAAATACTGGAATATGATGAAGGACCCGAACGATGGCCATATCTATATCCTTCCGAACTATGGCGCATACAACGGTGAAGTAACGAGCAGTTGGTACTCAGGTCCGGCATTCTGGATTCAAAAAGCAGTGTTGGCGGAGTTTGGATACCCTAAAGTAAAGACGTTGGATGAGTACTTCGATCTGATTGAGAAGTATAAGGAAAAATTTCCGACCATTGACGGAAGCCCAACGATCGGCTTCGAGATTTTGAACAACGACTGGAGAACCTGGGGACTGCTTAACCCGCCTCAGCATCTGATTGGACATCCAAATGATGGCGGCGTCGTTGTAAACGATGGCAAAGCCGAAATTTTCGCAGATAAGGATTATGCGAAGCGATACTATCAGAAGCTGAATGAAATCAACGCCAAGGGCTTGCTTGATAAGGAAGCCTTCACGCAAAACTATGACCAATACATGGCCAAAATTTCCAGCGGAACAGTGCTTGGCATGTTCGACCAGCACTGGAACTTCCAGGCCGCAGAGGATTCCCTGACGACGCAGAAGAAGCTGGAGAGAACCTATGTCGGATTGCCGGTCGTATTCGATGAAAGCACGAGGGATCACTATCGGGATCGTCCGGCGCTGAACGTGAACAATGGCTTTGGCATTAGTGTCAACGCTAAAAATCCAGAGCGTATCATCAAGCTGCTGGATCGTCTGATGGAAGAAGATTGGCAGAGAACATTGAGCTGGGGATTTGAAGGCGAGGATTATATTGTCAATGAGGAAGGCCGCTTTATGAAAACCCAGGAGCAGAGAGACAAGTTCACCGATGCAACCTGGAAGCTGGCGAACAAAGCAGATATTCTGTATAAGTTTGCTCCTAAGATGGAGGGCTACTTCAGCGATGGCAACGCCACGGATGGAAGCGCTCAACCGGAGGAGTACAGAGCGTCCCTGAAGCCATATGATGTGGAGTTCCTGGACAAATACGGGTATGACAGCTATGTGGACTTCTTCAGCGCTCCGCCTGAGAACCCAATCTACTATCCAGCATGGTCCGTTGACTTGGTAGAGGGCTCGGAAGCGAAGGTGGCTAACACGAAGATGACCGATCTGTCGACGAAATTCCTGCCTAGGGCCATTCTTGGAAGTGCGGCAGAATTCGATAAAACATGGAGCGAATATGTCTCAGAGATGGGCAAGATTAACGTGAAAGCTTACGAGGATCGGATTAACGAGGTACTGCAATGGCGTATTGAAACATGGACAGTCAAATAA
- a CDS encoding ABC transporter permease, translating into MVETKKINRAAAKRKQEIKYPITWAAIKRQRQLIYMSVPLLAYIILFAYVPVWGWTMAFQDFRPNLAFAEQTWVGFKHFAFLFTDDNFLRVLRNTLGMSIINLVLGFVTAIGLALLLNEIKNMYWKRTVQTISYLPHFLSWIIVTGIVATSLASDGIVNDVLMWLGLINEPIVWLSEGKYFWGVVGASHVWKEVGWNTIIYLAAMSSIDPSLYEAADIDGANRYQKMRFVTIPGIKATIIILLIMSVGHLLEAGFEVQYLLGNGLVVDWSETIDIFVLKYGIAQGNYSLATAGGIFKTVVSITLLLGANWIAKRMGEERLL; encoded by the coding sequence ATGGTGGAGACTAAAAAGATAAATCGTGCTGCCGCAAAACGCAAGCAGGAGATCAAATATCCGATCACCTGGGCGGCCATCAAGCGGCAAAGACAACTGATCTATATGTCTGTGCCTCTGCTGGCCTATATTATTCTGTTTGCCTATGTTCCAGTCTGGGGCTGGACGATGGCGTTCCAGGATTTTAGGCCGAATTTGGCATTTGCTGAGCAGACATGGGTAGGATTTAAGCATTTTGCGTTTTTGTTTACCGATGATAATTTTTTGAGAGTGCTGCGCAATACGCTCGGCATGAGTATTATCAACCTGGTGCTTGGCTTTGTCACTGCAATAGGGCTTGCATTGCTATTGAATGAAATCAAAAATATGTATTGGAAACGTACCGTGCAGACGATCTCTTATCTGCCTCACTTCCTGTCCTGGATTATTGTGACGGGCATCGTCGCTACCTCTCTGGCCTCAGACGGTATTGTCAACGATGTGCTGATGTGGCTGGGATTGATCAATGAGCCGATTGTGTGGCTCAGTGAAGGCAAATATTTCTGGGGCGTGGTCGGAGCCTCGCATGTGTGGAAGGAAGTGGGCTGGAATACGATTATCTATCTGGCAGCGATGTCCTCCATTGATCCGTCCTTGTATGAAGCAGCCGATATTGATGGCGCCAACCGTTATCAAAAGATGAGGTTTGTTACCATTCCGGGAATTAAAGCGACGATTATTATATTGCTGATCATGTCCGTCGGACATCTGCTCGAAGCAGGCTTTGAGGTTCAGTACCTGCTAGGCAATGGTCTGGTTGTGGATTGGTCGGAGACGATTGACATCTTCGTACTCAAGTATGGGATCGCGCAAGGAAACTATTCCTTGGCTACTGCGGGCGGGATCTTCAAGACCGTCGTCAGCATCACACTGCTGCTGGGCGCCAACTGGATTGCCAAGCGAATGGGAGAGGAGAGGCTGCTATGA
- a CDS encoding carbohydrate ABC transporter permease yields MVILVVVTLYPFLNTIVVSFNAGNDTIRGGLYLWPREWTLQNYRAVFVSGTIYDAFWVSVARTVLATLLNLFLTTMLAYTLSRREYIFRKQITLVFVLTMYFNAGLIPGYFLMKDLHLLNSFWVYVIPSMISAFNMIVIRTYIGTIPESLVESARIDGAGEFKIFWSIIFPLCKPVLATIALFVAVGSWNSWFDAFLYTSSRQELSTLQYELMKLLSSSMNANSNPAVANGGGVTQDTVSSMVTPISIRAAVTIVASVPILVVYPFMQKYFVVGLNVGSVKE; encoded by the coding sequence ATGGTTATTCTGGTTGTCGTTACACTGTATCCATTTCTGAACACGATCGTTGTTTCCTTCAATGCCGGCAATGATACCATTCGCGGGGGCTTATATCTGTGGCCGAGGGAATGGACGCTGCAAAACTATCGAGCGGTATTCGTATCCGGTACCATCTATGATGCGTTCTGGGTTTCGGTAGCGAGAACCGTACTGGCCACCTTGCTGAATCTGTTCTTGACGACGATGCTGGCCTATACGCTAAGCCGCCGGGAATATATATTCCGCAAGCAGATCACGCTGGTATTTGTCTTGACGATGTACTTCAATGCCGGCCTCATTCCAGGATACTTCCTGATGAAGGATCTGCATTTGCTTAACTCGTTCTGGGTATATGTTATTCCTTCGATGATTAGTGCCTTCAATATGATCGTTATTCGTACCTATATCGGGACGATTCCCGAAAGCTTGGTGGAATCTGCACGAATTGATGGTGCAGGAGAGTTTAAAATTTTCTGGAGCATTATATTTCCGCTCTGTAAGCCCGTGCTGGCTACGATAGCGCTGTTCGTTGCGGTAGGTTCATGGAATTCCTGGTTCGATGCGTTCTTGTACACCTCATCCAGGCAAGAGCTGAGTACGCTGCAGTATGAGCTGATGAAGCTGCTCTCATCCAGTATGAATGCGAACAGCAACCCAGCCGTTGCCAATGGCGGCGGCGTGACACAGGATACCGTTAGCTCGATGGTAACGCCGATCTCGATTCGTGCAGCGGTCACCATTGTTGCCTCTGTGCCGATTCTGGTCGTTTATCCATTCATGCAGAAATATTTTGTCGTTGGACTGAATGTGGGGAGTGTAAAAGAATAA